Part of the Paenibacillus antri genome is shown below.
CGGATAATGTGTTAAGGGACTTGCATTTGACGGCCGACGGCTGGACGGTGCTGCATTTCTCTTCGGACGTGATCAAGTACCGTTCTCGGCAAGCCCAGCAGCTGCTGCGGCAAATCGTGTGGGGAAGGGAGGGGAGGAGCAGCGGAGAAGAACTTTCGTTGGAAGCGAGGGAGGTGCTGCGTTTCTTAAAACGTCAGGGGGGCGTCGCAGCTCCTAAGGACATCATCGCGCATCTAGGCAAGAGCCCTAATACGGTACGGAAGGCGGTTCATGAGCTGGCGGAGCGCAGCTTGATTCGTCCCGTGAATCCACATGCGAAGGTCGCTAGAGCATACGAAGTCACGCAACGCGGCCGAGGAATTGGTTTGTAACGTGTGTGGGCGATCGTGTCAAAATCTGAGCAGTTCGCGAGAATGGTATCAA
Proteins encoded:
- a CDS encoding DNA-binding response regulator, translating into MDKGFAEAHGRWLEQHKQSREGERLRRLVDGHAYLEKAFLEKVWWPAFGTLDDLHPEYEVSDYNDGRRYIDHAYKPNGLRLALEADGFNPHIRDIERWDHADNVLRDLHLTADGWTVLHFSSDVIKYRSRQAQQLLRQIVWGREGRSSGEELSLEAREVLRFLKRQGGVAAPKDIIAHLGKSPNTVRKAVHELAERSLIRPVNPHAKVARAYEVTQRGRGIGL